AAAGGTGAGCCAACAGATTAGTGGGACTCACTTCACCTGTACTCATGTTAGTCTGAGCTCAGTGCTGACCCACAACCTGCTGCCAATAGCTCctttgggtttttattttacactgttcAACGTGCTGCTTTGTACTGTGAACACCGACCTTCTACACCATGTGCTTGATATTTCAGGCTCTATGGACTCCCACAGGTGTAGTCATCTGAAGAGAACCGTAACAGCTTTGTTCTCCACGTTACTGTAACACCAACATGTTGAACCCACTAAGGTTTATGTTCTCCACCTGTCATCAGCGTCGACAACTGATCTGAGTCATGGTGACACTCGCAGAAAGTCTACAAGAAAAACACCTGAGAAAAGTTTCTGTAAtgtaaacaacatttatttaaatgtacaaaatcagatgaattgtcattttaatcctcatcctcttcctcctcttcatcctggTTGATCTGGAAGTAGCGGAGCTCGTAGCTCTCCTTGGTGTTGGCCACAACGCGCAGCCAGTCACGTAGATTGTTCTTCTTCAGGTACTTCTTGGTCAGATACTTCAGGTATCTGCAAAACGACAAGAACAGCGTGTCAGATCCGggctacattttcattttaaaacaaacgaTCTCTGTCCAGAATACTGTTTTATctctgtatcagaaataatTTCCGTTCATACTAACTtgcctgaaaacaaacatcacatgaGCATTCACGTACACTGAGCATGCAtgtgccagtgtaaacaggaagcagattgtctactctgcagttgtttagatgcagaaaatactatgacagcttctagcaaaaacaacaatgtcaGTCATTTGTTATCCACGTTGCATTCAGCCCTGTTAGGgggctgataagacccaatcagggagcagCCATGGGTGCTTACGTCAttgactacaacacaaccctggagttttcaaactaaaacgagTCCAGCAGccttaaaaacataaaagtctGTTTAAGGCGCTTGAAAACTGGACACCAGGAGTAAATGTAGCAGATGTGATGCGTTTTAAAATtaaacgtagtagtgtggatgtagcctcacTTTGAGTTGACTCGCTGTCAGAGCAGGTAAGAGGAGCTGACACTGGGGATAGGGATACTGATATCCCATGTTACTCAACATTTGAACAAAGTCTTTACCATTTCATCTCCGATGTCAGCTGCTCTGTAATTACTGGAGGTTCATGGCAGCACAGTTTACACCAACATATGGCAAGcgaatatttacattttttagttttttgccTGAAGGTAATGATAATGACAATTTCCCAGAGTCCCACAAGACGTCGTCCTGTCTGGATTTATCTGAACAACAGATTCAGTTcactgtgacagaaaacagtttCTGATTGATGGATGAGTTTTCTGGTTTTTGACTaattgaatatttgttttcaattcTATTCCAGTCTTCATCTGACCAACTGAATGTGTCTCTAAACTTAATATAAATCAGtgtattatttcatatattacaTGGCCACataacacagaaaaactgtgacAGTGTAGTGGAAATACAGCACAAGAGGAAACCATTCTCATGATGATATGGTAAATATGCaagttagcttagtttagcataaagattggaaacGGGCAAACAGCTAACCCCGATCTGTGCACACGAAACAGAATCAGCTCGCAGCGTCTCTGAAGCTCAGTAATCAACATGTGAAACATTGTTGGTTTAAATCAGTACAACAACTGCAGTGTGAAAACAACACTTTGTGGTCTTCTGCAGGGTTATGTATGAGACACCCAACAGCCTGGACTTCACTTCCACAGcttcacatgtacagtacagatTGGTTTCATACTGGGCAGCTTAAACAAGCACGAAGAGTTAGGTCACCTTTCAACGTGTTGGGTGATTTCTTTTCTTAAGAATGTGTCCCGACTGTGCAGACGTCAGATCAGATCACAATGCTGATCtgactgtctttgtctttccaCTTGCATTAACGTGTGTGATCCAGATCCTGGACTGCAAGTTAATACCAGGTGGGAATGGGGCTCTGCAGGATCGTCAGTTCAGTCTGGAGTAGTGTTGTCGGCCTGAGTCCATAGGGCAGCGTACCAGATAAGACTGTTTCTTACCTTTTGGAGAAGGGCACCTCAGAGGAGACTGTAATCTTGCTCTTGCTCCTCTCGATGGAGACCACACCACCACCCAGGTTACCGGCTTTCCCGTTCACCTTAATGCGCTCCTGAAGAAACTGCTCCTGGAAACAGCATGTTTGTGGAAATGTcacactactttttttttttttactgtgatggGACGTAAGCACAAGTATCTGTTGAtttggacatttttgtgacattaacttctgtctgtgttgaaTTTGTGTCAAATAGACTCAAACACATCTGATTGGTGGTGGACTTACAAAGTTAGCAGCGTCCATGATGCCATCTTCAACGGGATGGGTGCAGTCCAGGGTGAACTTCAGgacctgcttcttcttcttaccACCTTTACCGGtgttctgcttcttctgctaacacaacacaaaaccaaaGGCTCATCTAAAACAGGACTGTACTCTTCACAAAGTTCACACCATccatttaaatacacatttaggTCGGACTGCCTGTTgaaaaatacactgaatatCTGTCGTTTTATTCAGCAGTGTTTTAAACAGGAGCTGGTTTGTGACAATGAGtaaaagatgatgaaaacatgttgagGTTGGCGCTGACTTTGCTCATTAGCAAAGGAAACATCAGATCCATTTATTACATCCCAGAGATTTAAACGGCAACAGCTACAGACTAACAAACAGGGAAAATAACTGGGCTATCTAATTAAATGATTATCGCTTCTACATCTATATCATTGGTGCACCGCTTTACACAAACCGCTATCGTGCAGCCATCCAGGCTGGCTGCGTTAACAACGTGGTGAGCTTCAGTCCGGAACGACGCTACTTAGCTGACGAAGGCGGAGAGGCAGCTACAGGCCACAGAAAAATCCTGCAACCTAAGAGCTGATTAAAACACTTCAAAGCCGAACCCGAGCCCTGCTCTGTCAACACGACTGTCATAAGAGAACTGTCTTTTCATCCCGCCCGTTTTCTCTGggtttcacacaggaaaaatGGTCATTTTGGTGGATTTATTAGCACGCGATTTTACTTACAATAGGCGCCATGGCGGAGAAGCTAACAGAAAGGAAGAACCGGTCGTACGCATGCGCTACATGAACGAGTCGAACGCCGAACAATCGATCGAATGCATCTGAGATTGATTAACAAGATATTTGGCAAATAGTAAAATAGTTTATAGTTTCGAAAACTATGGAAACCAAACCACATTGGTTTTGTCAGGGAGAGTTGTAGGTTCAAGCCCGGTGTGGGGCCTTTCTGcttggagtttgcatgttctccctgtgaaTACATTGGTTCTCTCAGGGAACTCTGGCATcttcccacagtccaaaaacatgcacattaggtcTGTTGGCGactctaatgccttactataatattacattcTTTGATTCcttacaatgacatttttataccttactatactatgacctttttatgctttactatgcaatgacatttttttttgccttactatacaatcacattttaatgccttattttttttacatttttatgctttactatgctatgacattttttttgctatttttattccttactatactattacattttttttgccttactatactatgtttttatgctttactatgcaatgacatttttttttgctatttttattccttactatattatgacatttttttttgccttattatactatgatgtttttatgcctttctatacaatgacatttttgtgatgttttcagttaGTGGACAGTAGTGTGTTTGAGTAACGCTGCAGATGCAAGCGTGTCGCCAGGAGCGTGACCTTCAATGTATCAAACCCCTGCAACAGGAGGAGATCCTTGAGCAGGGATCATAGCACcaggaacatgaacatgaaacatgttcTGCATGATGAGAGTAATAAAGACAGAGCCTTAATAATAATTGCCttgattttatttcacacaaGTGGTGTTGAGAAAATCTGCTTTGTAATCAGCCAACAGTTGTCAGTCAGAGTGACAAACTGTCTAATACAGGCCTACGATAAATGGTACTCATACAGTAAAAGTGCAATATATCCAAAACTCAACTCAAGTGCCATGCTGCAACAGTCAACTCATTATCTCAACACCTTGCATACAGTTGTTTCATTATCTAACCCTATACAGTGCACTTCACAGATATGCTACAAGTGAATCACTTTTAACACTCTTCACCCCAAAACcaggtacatacacacatgcattctcTGACTGCATTAAAGAAAATCCAGTATTTAGTAAATTGTGCCACTggtcaaaatgaaaactaaattaatGAATTGGTGGAATATTTCTTGTGTCTTCCAAGCTAGCCCTGAGTGTTGGGATTAGTAGCAATTAGCAGGCTCTATACCTCAGCACAGTGTGAAGTGACAGTAGTTAGTTATCATGCTACAACTGCAGCATACAGAACTTTAAGTGGCATCTTCATGGACACAAAGCTAAAATGATCAAACACCATTTTGAGTGAAGGTAACAAGCTAAAACTTTGGCATACAGTAGTAGGTACAGTGCTTGTGTTTAGATGATGAGGTGCTTTTACACATCACACTGCAGTTATGGGCAGTAACTTGAAATGAGCGTGATATCCTGAAGAGGATGAGCGCTAATTTATTGTCAACAACTGCCACGTGCAGAGCCAAACCAACAATAAATGTCTCCCATTAACATATATTGCGTGTATATTGAAGATATATAGAGCTCCTTTGTTgtttaaaaactattaaaacaccTCAGTGAATCGCTGTAGCACTGGgtcacatgttccttcatcaccatgaacacacactgtactctATTCAATACAACACACGTTATCTGGCTAGTTTGTGCACACaaactaatttgttttaaaaaattagCGAATCCTGCGTGTGTTAATAATTTGTGCTGTTGAATCAATAGCATGCACAAAGTAACAACACACAGCATTAAACATTATTATGGATATCTTAGGATACTAGTGCAGTGCCAGTTCAAAATATCTCTGTTGGTAGCCTGATGAGAATAATGGTTTCTATTTACAAATTCAAAGAAACATTCTGTAACATCACCGGTGACATCTCAGCTTGTGTGACATCAttatttgaaattgaaatacaCAGATTCCTCCATTTGTAGTTATTTAGTTAGTGCAGTGCCTGCTGGAAGGGGCTGATGGCTTGGTTTGTCGTGACATTAATGATATCACAATTTATGCGAGGATGTCAAACTGTGACATCAGGCACAATTATGATGTCATACAACCCTCTGTCAGTTGGATGGTTGAGTAGGGTTTATATATGGGttgtttcatgtctgtattttaaATTTTCTCAAGAACCCCTCATTCAAACAACTTCAGAGTCAACACTGCACTTCCCCAAGTCCTCAGCAACACACCCACCAAGTCTGAAGTCGAAAAGATGAGCAGGTGTCaagaaaattgaaataaatgcagacagaaagacagacaagagaTTCCTCCATTTATAGTTATATATTTGAGAGTTACCAGAGATAGTGCTTTGTTGTGTACCAGGCGAATCCTGCATTAAATCCAAGTGTGGACAGAAAGCAAAGAAATGAGCATGTTTGTTacatgacatgcaacaaaggtttCCAGCAGGAATCAAAGCTGGGACGTGGTCAGTGACTCCGACCACCAGGACTCCCAACTCTGTTACCTTGGAAATCACTTCAACatatattcaaatgttttgctTCGTTTAATGCATTGTTCAATTAATCTATGTGTAGGAATGATCAATTTTCAGTAGTAGAAATTGTTCAGGATTTATTTTGACAACACAAAAGACTGTGTGCACAAATTAGTTTCTCTTTCCTCCATGGCACCTGCTTGGTTGTGTAACTATCACAGAATATCATCTCACTGCTGTAGAACAGTTATATTTGACTTTGTCCTCATGTGTTAGCTCAGACCTGTGAATATACAGGTCTATTCTGggaaataattatgtttttcatctgtttgtacATGAGTTGACCAATGGGACAATCTTCCAAAAACATATATTCCTAAACATTCAGAATAAATAGATTGC
The genomic region above belongs to Seriola aureovittata isolate HTS-2021-v1 ecotype China chromosome 9, ASM2101889v1, whole genome shotgun sequence and contains:
- the LOC130174839 gene encoding 60S ribosomal protein L22 isoform X2; translated protein: MAPIKKQNTGKGGKKKKQVLKFTLDCTHPVEDGIMDAANFEQFLQERIKVNGKAGNLGGGVVSIERSKSKITVSSEVPFSKRYLKYLTKKYLKKNNLRDWLRVVANTKESYELRYFQINQDEEEEEDED
- the LOC130174839 gene encoding 60S ribosomal protein L22 isoform X1, which encodes MAPIQKKQNTGKGGKKKKQVLKFTLDCTHPVEDGIMDAANFEQFLQERIKVNGKAGNLGGGVVSIERSKSKITVSSEVPFSKRYLKYLTKKYLKKNNLRDWLRVVANTKESYELRYFQINQDEEEEEDED